In the genome of Mucilaginibacter sp. 14171R-50, the window GCCTTCAATACTTTTTCATTTTCGCCATCATCAAAATATAACAATAGCTGCCTTACCTCTTCGGGGGTGCAATTGTCTTCCAAATATTTTACAAAGAGCTTGTAAATGGATGATTGATTATTCACTGTTGTATTTTATCACAACATGCAAAAAGAAGATTTTTACACTATCTAAATTTAAAATTTATTTGCGATGAGTTAAAAGTTGCTCAAGAATGAATAAGACAATTATATTTTTATTCAATAGAAAATGTTGCTTAACGGTTTTATTAGCTTTTACTATCTGATTGCTAATTGTTGAGGTGGAAATTCCTAATAAGTTACTCACTTCTTCGTAACTTTTGCCTTCCAATTTACATAAGGTGTATATTTGCTTTCTTTGGGGAGGGAGAGTACCAATTGCTATTTGTAGAAAGTCGAGATTTTCTTCAGAAAGATTTGATTCTTCATTATTTGTTTCATAATCCGCATACGATATTACCAATTTTTCAATTAGCCGGTTATCCTTGGCTATTTTCCGGAAATGCATGTAAACCATATTTTCCGCAACTTTATTAAGAAAGGATTTAAAGGAACCTTCCTGTTTTATATTTTTCCTAATTTCCCAAATTTTCAAGAACAGGTCTTGTAATAGTTCCTGCGCAATGTCTTCATCTTTAACCAATCGAAGGATATTCCTGTAGATTGGTTGGCTAAATTGGTCGTACAAAACGGTAAAGGCCCGCTCACTTCCTTGCTGGAGTTGCTGAATTAGAAGCTTTAAATTTTCATTATCTAAATCCATTAGCTCAATTATTGAAAATTCAATACCGAGCTATTTAGAAATTGAGTTGCTCCACCGTATAAATACAATAGGGTCGGTAGCTCACAGATTCTAATGCCGAAAGGCTCTGGTAAAGCCCATCCACTCTAACTTAATAGGATGGATTCCCACAAAAGAATAAGCAAGCGCCGACCCTATCGCAATATACAGGGTACAGCGCTTTACTTACACTCGCGGGGAAAATTTACCAGATTTATCGGGCGAGGCTCGTAAACGATGAATAATTATTTAGACATCGCAAAAATAATCTTATATTATACAATTACTTCCTATAAATAGATAATAATTGCGTTAAACAAATTTAATGAAAAGTAGACTTAAAAACAATATAAATATACAAATAATGTCTATTAATAGATTTTATTTGCATATAATCTACTGATTTTCAATTGTTTCCATCTTTATATATTTGTTTAAGTGATTGTAAAGAATGGAAGAACCAAGATTAAATAGGATAAGCATTGTACTTGATGAATTAAAATTGGATCAGATTGATTTAGCAGCTATTTTAAAAGTTTCTAAGGATACCGTTTCAAGGTGGTGTAGGAATGTCAATCAGCCCAAGCTCTCCGATATTTATAATATAGCAAAAATTTGCCGAATCGATATAACTAGGCTAATCGAACCAACTGACTGGAAAAATGAAACAGGGAATTCTGTATTGCAGGATTATTTAGAAATGAAAAAGTTGGCTAAAACTCAGACTAAAAGATCGAATAATTCAAAAAGGCGAAAATCCCCTTAAGAGCAATTGTTAGATTTAAGTGCATCCTTTATAATTGACATTATGCTAAATAAATATGATTCAATTTGAATTTCGTCAGAGAGGGTATTTATTTTTCACCTTTAGCATTAGGTAATCGTTAGCATTATTGGAATCGAAGACGGCAAGATCATCGTAATACTTATTAGCCAATTCTTTGTAACTATTAAACCGGGTTCTTCTCTGCGTTATTTGATTACTGTTAAACTTCCAGGACTCATCACCACCTAATCTAAACGTAAGTTCTCTATAAATCTCGGCCCTCAGCACCTTTAAATAAAAATCCTGCATTTTTAATGTGATCGCTTTTTCAACCATGTTTTTAGCCGTAACCAGGTTATTGAACGCGGTTTTATTTCCCAGGTCAGGATTTACTATCACCCTATTTAAACTTAAATAAAGCACAGCCCTAAAAAACAAACTGGTGGTATCATTTGGGTGAAGTTTTAAGTTTTTGTCCAGGCTGTCTGTTAAAGCAGCGTATTTATTTGGTTTACGGCTGCCAATTGTACCATCATTTATATAGATCAATCCCGATCTGACCTGCACCGGTAACTGTGCAAAGATGAAAGTTGATTTTAAGGATAGAAATATCAGGAACAAAAAAAACAGGTTATGCTTTCTCATCAACAAAAGATTTAGTGTATTATTAATTTTCTTTATAATCTTTTAATAATCAAACAAATTATGCAACGCGTGGTCTACCTAAATTTAGATACTATTATAAGAGCCGTCCAGATATGCTTTATACCTTAAATAATCGATTAACTCCGTTTTTTGACTATTACTTAGGTCTGTGTATAACATAACTGCGCTATTTCTGAAATCCATAAAATTAATATACCAGCCATTTCGTTCTTTAGAATTCAGCAACCCCTCATCTGTTAACAACTGAATAAGACCGACAATCACCTGATAACCCAACACGCTATAGACTGGATGGTTATCAAATAAATCGATTCTTTTCATTTCCTGAACGTATCCGCATTACAAATGGTTTAGGCCAGGCAAACGCTTAAGCAGGCATTCACAAAATTAATTTTAACGCACCAGGGAGAAATACCCGTATCTCCCGAATTTCTACCAGTCTATCCCGAAAAAGAATGATCTATGAAATTGAAACAGCGAAAAGAGTTGAAAACTGCTATTAGCTAACCTACTTATTGAACTCCAATAATTCTTTGGGGTCAACCTCAAGGGCTTTCGCCAGCTCGGCAAGAGAGAGAAGGGTTATGTTTTGTTTTCCGCTTTCATACCGTTGAATATCTGCGTATTCTACGTTGCATAGCAGTGACATTTTACGGAGAGTCAGGTTTTTAGACTGTCTTAAAAATTTAAGACGCTTTCCAAATTGAATTAATATTCCTTTATCTAAATCGCTAACCATTATCCTCGTAAATGATCAGGGAAATTGTAATAATATAATATTAATACCGTTGTGGCATACCACAACAAAGGTTAACTTTGATAGTTATTATATAGTCACCCTTATAGTGGCGTTTAAAAATAAAATTGTTTAAAATGAGCAATGACGTATCGTTTTTAGAAAAAAAAATAGAAAGTCTGTTTGGAGAGGAACCGTTCAACGACGTGGACGAAGAACTTTTCAGATGGTTGATGTTTGCTTATTTTGATAAGGGAAGCAACATCAAAAACTTGGATGCCTCGAATTTTGAAATGTTCAAAGGCAAGCTCGCCGTGTTGATCGATGCGGTATACGAGTGGCACCAGGGTAGAATGAAACTCGAAAAATCCTAACAGTAATCGTCCATCTAAATAGGCCTTATTTACAAAGAATAGCTTTGAGCGCTGACTTATAAGATCTTCGGACGTTTATAGCGGGTAAACTCTACGCTTAGATTTTCCTGGAGGTTGGATGCCGGTCGATAGGCGCGTTGTGGAACAACACAACAAAATTGTTACAAATCAAAATTGGTTTTTAGACATAAAGATCCCTGAAAAAGAGAAAAGCCAGGCATCGCGCCAGGCTTTTCTTACCTAAACCTTATCACAATAGCACGAGATGTGCTAAGATTTTTAAAATACCTGTATTTTCCGCATTGTCAATACGTACTTTTAAGTCAGTGAACAAAAGCAAGATTGGTCAGCGTTTTTTTTGTTTTTTATTGAATGCTGTCACAAGAGCCAGGAACCTTTCAAAGGAATAGGGCTTGGCGATAATTTCTGCAACATTCAATTGATAATCTTTTATCCTGCTTAAAAGTTCGGAAGTTGTAATCACAACTTTAACTGATGCAGGAATATGAGGAAGAAAAGCCGGCGCATTCATAGGGCTCATGTAGAAATCAAGAAAGACAAGATCCAATTCGCCGCTTTGTATTAACGGCAATGCCAACATTGGATCGGTAAAGGTAGCCACAAGTTCGACGAACGGTATCCGGCTACAATACTCTCTCAATAAATCATTGCACGAATATTCATCATCGATCCCGATACATCTTATCATTTTACTTTCTTAACTCCTTTTAATAAAAATAGTCCTTTTTCAAGAAATATAAAATGATGCCATTGCAATTGGACAAAAATCATGACCTGAAGACGGAATTTGTCCGTATGTCATCAAATTTACCCCTATTTAGTTACCGTAAACCCCTGATATAAGTATTTATAGCTTTTCGCCGGCCACTTAATTTTGATGGTAAATTTTATTGTTTCAAAAACAAATTTTTAGCATCATTTATGAACTTTATATCTATCCAACTGCGGCTATTTGTACAAGAGTCAATAGACCCTAAAAATTTTATCGGTAAGCATCTATCCACCTCAGAATTTAATAAATGGAAAAATTTCCTGGACAAAGAAGCAGCAGCCATACTTCTTTCAGTTACAGACTGGCAACAGGGCTTTCAGGAATATGATGAAAAGCACATCGAAAGTTTAATTACCGCGCTTGTTAATTTAAGCAATATGCTCAATTCCTACATGTTTAAAAGTCCACCTTTACTAAAAAATCATCCCCAGGCGCGGAGTATCAAGGAACATTACTATTATTCACTTCATCTATTGGAA includes:
- a CDS encoding LytR/AlgR family response regulator transcription factor, encoding MIRCIGIDDEYSCNDLLREYCSRIPFVELVATFTDPMLALPLIQSGELDLVFLDFYMSPMNAPAFLPHIPASVKVVITTSELLSRIKDYQLNVAEIIAKPYSFERFLALVTAFNKKQKKR
- a CDS encoding helix-turn-helix domain-containing protein, which translates into the protein MVSDLDKGILIQFGKRLKFLRQSKNLTLRKMSLLCNVEYADIQRYESGKQNITLLSLAELAKALEVDPKELLEFNK
- a CDS encoding RNA polymerase sigma factor, with product MDLDNENLKLLIQQLQQGSERAFTVLYDQFSQPIYRNILRLVKDEDIAQELLQDLFLKIWEIRKNIKQEGSFKSFLNKVAENMVYMHFRKIAKDNRLIEKLVISYADYETNNEESNLSEENLDFLQIAIGTLPPQRKQIYTLCKLEGKSYEEVSNLLGISTSTISNQIVKANKTVKQHFLLNKNIIVLFILEQLLTHRK
- a CDS encoding helix-turn-helix transcriptional regulator, producing MEEPRLNRISIVLDELKLDQIDLAAILKVSKDTVSRWCRNVNQPKLSDIYNIAKICRIDITRLIEPTDWKNETGNSVLQDYLEMKKLAKTQTKRSNNSKRRKSP